tattgtACCATGTAAGCTAAtagtttaatcttgaaatatcaCTAAGAGATATTTGAAACCATACTATCTTACgcatgaaattaatatttttaaattggatCAAACCAATTGGTTTGATTGGTTTGCTTGTGAACCAATCTACAATCGGTCCAATTTTACAATTCAATCCAgtctatatataataaatattgacTTGTTTGAAATTCAGTTAAACTCAGTAAATTCATTGaactaaaaaaactatttaaaattaacaaaactgaaTTTACATAATactacataatttttattttattaaaatttaaaagagttataatttgtttgaattaataataaaatttataattaatttttttatctatataatagagtattaattatttaattaaaatatttaaaattatattttatatttaaaaaatatgataaatatgtgttattatttataaaaaataaatagtttgataataagttaaacGGATTAATTATCCTATTAAACTATAAACCAATAAATAACCAATTAAACTAttgatctgattttaaaaatatcgtGAAGAATTTCTTCTTGGCCAATCAAGCACAAATCCAATGTATATTGAATCTGAAATACACAACGCAAATTCATAGTTGGTATTTGTGATCTGAAAAGGCTATCCGGTCAATGTCACATTAATGGTTTACAAACCAACAAGTCGTGAATAAAATTAATGGCTACCGAACATAACAGTCTATTCATTTGCTTTTGTCTTCTCTGTAATGTAATTTTCCTAAATGCTTGGATTCCAATTcccaagttttttcttttttccccaaAGAGATTCCAAGAATTTGTGAAGCTGAGAaaatagagattttttttttccggcaataaattatttttactttataaagtaaaaatttcatttttcaaagaattttaatacctaaaatttgGAGAAAATCAGAAGGCATGtatgtaaacaataaaaatttatatggttGAAGAAAAGAGGAGTCAGGAATAAAACGTAGGGGCATTAAAGTTATAatgttattgaaataaaaaaacttacTGTAGAGTaacaataaaatctaaaaaattaatattaaaataaaaaaataaatttgatatgtacttaaataataattttttaaatttaagatggATAAATAACCTTCTTTgaccttctctctctctccaagCGAAGAActattaaaattcaatctaataattaattttcttaaaaaaggagtataaataataatattacaaactTTGTTGACTTGTTGCAACTTCGAAGAGTTAGAGAAGGCTGCGACAAATCTACTCCTTTATGCAGTCATGAAAtgaacacaaactttgaccgACTAATCAACTCCTTTACGTCACTACATACGTAGCTCAGCTCATCAACGAAACACCCGTTATTTATGGCTATAATTTAATCTTGTCAACCAAGTCGCATGTGTTTTTAacatcttatatatatatatagcctgTCTGTCTCTGCTTCGTTCTGTCCAAGATTTCGTAATTTTACTGATTCCCACAACTTCAAACCAAgcttctccctctctctctctctctctctcttcttgttttaaaatttttctcgATCGAATTTCTGAGCCACAATGTGTCCAACTGGTGCATCTTTGAAGCCAAAAGACATGGCGACGACGACATGCAAAGATTTCAAGCTGGCTTTCGACGTGCTTGATGTGGACCACGACGGCAAGATTAGCTGCGAggatttgaaaatgttttacGCACGATATGGTAAAAATAGCAGCGGGGACGATGAAGCCATCAAAGCTATGATCTCTGCAGCGGATTTTAACAAAGATGGGTACATTGAGTATGATGAGTTTGAAAGAGTTTTGACTTACGGAGGGAAGAGACACGGCGGTGGTTGTGGTGGGGTTATGGAGGAGGTGTTTAGGATTATGGATAAGGATGGTGATGGAAGATTGAGCgtgaatgatttgaagagttACATGAAGCGGGCTGGTTTTAATGCAAGTGATGAGGATATCAAGGCTATGATTAAAGTGGGTGGTGGCGATGAATTTGAAGGTGTTTCTTTTGATGGTTTGCTTAAGATTTTAGCCGTGGATCAGATTGGTTGGTCaactttttgattatttttggcTACTGTTACTATTAGCTTAAACTTGATGAAGGAATAATCAATTTTCCTCTTGTCGTGTAATTTTCTTGTTTGCAACAACCAACTGGGAGAATtcatctttttgtttgtttattgtgaTGCAAATTGCCATGTCAAAATGATTCGTCTTGGAGTTGAAATTTGTATATGCAAGCCTTGCCtcattaatcttaatatatactTACGCGTTAATTAAAGaatagggaaattaattaaattaccccaAAATTAAGGCGGTAAAACGAAATTACCCCTGGATTTCActgttaaacaaaaatgccctaaaattagcaagagacgaaaatgcccctcagAGACGAAATGGACGTTAACCACGCGCATTCGgccaaacacacgaaaacaGAATTTTCGAATTCGCGTTTCGTGCACTCGGCAACTTCAATTTTCTTCGACGATTTTTACGACGTTTCCGGCAACgaagatggacaaaaaggttagtaaaacaacccttgtcatctctttatgcattttggtTGATGATTTGAGCGATTTAATGTGAAATTACCCAGTTTAGTGTTAGGGTTCCGATTTGGTATAATTGACGAAAATGCTTGATTTCTTTGTGATTTGGATGAATATTCTTAGGGATTTTGTGTCATATTAGGTGTAGATttaattgttgttgaaatgaagtttgaaaaacgaagtttggagggtgaaatgtggccacacgaattcgacggtcaccacgcgaatggcgcagtgaccacacgaattctTGTGGTGAGATTTGTTGAAGATGGGGTTGTTTtttgcacttttcaaacttcgtggactacACATAATCatgtggttgggggtgaaactgcacgttttcatcgtgtggtggggcATTATATAAATTGGAAAACTTTGTGGACTCGCATAATTACGGTCAACCCCCCGAATTTGTGTGGTTGACGCGCGAATTCACGTGGTGGGGGCAAATTACGGTTTTCCAGAGTTATCTAGCATGCGTTTCCTATGGTTGGAATC
Above is a genomic segment from Mangifera indica cultivar Alphonso chromosome 3, CATAS_Mindica_2.1, whole genome shotgun sequence containing:
- the LOC123211001 gene encoding calcium-binding protein CP1, yielding MCPTGASLKPKDMATTTCKDFKLAFDVLDVDHDGKISCEDLKMFYARYGKNSSGDDEAIKAMISAADFNKDGYIEYDEFERVLTYGGKRHGGGCGGVMEEVFRIMDKDGDGRLSVNDLKSYMKRAGFNASDEDIKAMIKVGGGDEFEGVSFDGLLKILAVDQIGWSTF